In the Arachis ipaensis cultivar K30076 chromosome B10, Araip1.1, whole genome shotgun sequence genome, one interval contains:
- the LOC107621240 gene encoding uncharacterized protein At1g04910-like, whose product MYQKVSRFTTGQRLLWLVLSILLRRQGIFLFAPLVYISCMLLYMGTVAFDIVPIISHRSAPGSVYRSPELYAKLRPDIENDDSSTDAISTIWKIPYEGGEWKPCIKRSSQALPESNGYIYVEANGGLNQQRTSICNAVAVAGYLNATLLIPNFRYHSIWKDPSKFKDIFDQDYFINTLKNDVWVVEDVPEYLMERFGDDMANVYNFRIKAWSSIAYYKDVVLPKLLEEKVIRISPFANRLSFDAPPAVQRLRCLANYEALRFASPILTLGESLVARMRKHSAINGGKYVSVHLRFEEDMVAFSCCTFDGGEHEKEEMIAARERGWRGKFTRPGRVIRPGVIRINGKCPLTPLEVGLMLRGMGFAKNTSIYLASGKIHNAKKTMVPLLEMFPNLHTKETLASKEELAPFKNYSSRMAAIDYTVCLQSEVFVTTQGGNFPHFLFGHRRYLYGGHAKTIKPDKRKLALLFDGPSIGWKTLKEELLSMRSHSDEKGIELKKPNESIYSFPCPDCMCRLNRTNDSRSSAK is encoded by the exons ATGTATCAAAAA GTGAGCCGATTCACGACAGGGCAGCGGCTCCTGTGGCTGGTCCTATCGATCCTGCTCCGCCGCCAGGGCATTTTCCTCTTCGCTCCTCTCGTCTACATTTCTTGCATGCTCCTCTACATGGGAACCGTCGCCTTCGACATTGTTCCGATAATCAGCCACCGCTCCGCCCCTGGCTCCGTCTACCGTAGCCCGGAGCTTTATGCCAAGCTCCGGCCTGATATTGAAAATGATGATTCTTCTACTGATGCG ATATCAACAATATGGAAAATCCCGTATGAAGGTGGTGAGTGGAAACCATGCATAAAGAGATCTTCACAAG CCCTTCCCGAGTCTAATGGATACATATACGTAGAGGCTAATGGAGGCTTAAATCAGCAAAGGACATCA ATATGCAATGCGGTTGCTGTGGCTGGCTATCTGAATGCCACACTATTGATCCCCAATTTTCGTTATCATAGCATATGGAAAGATCCTAG CAAGTTCAAGGACATTTTTGATCAGGACTATTTTATCAACACCTTGAAAAATGATGTATGGGTGGTTGAAGATGTTCCTGAGTATCTAATGGAAAGATTTGGCGACGACATGGCAAATGTTTATAATTTTAGGATCAAGGCATGGTCATCTATTGCATATTACAAAGATGTGGTCCTACCAAAGTTACTTGAAGAGAA GGTTATAAGGATTTCTCCTTTTGCAAATAGATTGTCTTTTGACGCTCCTCCAGCTGTGCAGCGTCTTAGATGCTTAGCAAATTATGAGGCTTTACGATTCGCAAGTCCTATATTGACCTTGGGTGAATCTTTGGTTGCAAGAATGAGGAAACATAGTGcaataaatggcggaaagtatgTGTCTGTACATCTGCGTTTTGAAGAG GATATGGTTGCCTTCTCTTGTTGTACTTTTGATGGCGGAGAACATGAGAAAGAAGAAATGATTGCGGCACGGGAAAGAGGTTGGAGAGGAAAATTCACAAGACCTGGGCGAGTTATACGCCCTGGGGTAATCAGGATCAACGGGAAGTGTCCCCTCACTCCATTAGAG GTTGGCCTCATGTTGAGAGGAATGGGTTTTGCAAAGAACACATCTATCTATTTGGCTTCTGGTAAAATacataatgcaaagaaaacaatGGTCCCATTATTAGAAATGTTTCCTAATTTGCATACAAAGGAGACCTTGGCATCTAAAGAGGAACTAGCTCCATTCAAG AATTACTCTTCCAGGATGGCTGCCATAGACTATACCGTTTGTCTTCAGAGTGAGGTGTTCGTGACAACACAGGGTGGTAACTTCCCCCATTTTCTTTTTGGCCACAGAAGATACTTATATGGAGGACACGCTAAGACAATTAAGCCTGATAAGCGGAAATTAGCATTACTATTCGATGGTCCCAGTATTGG ATGGAAAACTCTGAAAGAAGAACTGCTGAGCATGAGGTCTCACAGTGATGAAAAAGGAATTGAGCTGAAAAAACCAAATGAATCAATATATAGCTTTCCATGCCCGGATTGTATGTGCCGCTTAAACAGAACCAATGATTCAAGAAGTTCAGCAAAGTAG